The proteins below are encoded in one region of Sedimentibacter sp. zth1:
- the ftsZ gene encoding cell division protein FtsZ translates to MFEFDAKNEGLANIKVIGVGGGGNNAVDRMIEAGVKGVTFVAINTDKQQLERSKAEVKFQIGEKLTNGLGAGAKPEIGEKAAEENKSDIVDLVTGADMVFITAGMGGGTGTGAAPFIANVAKAQGILTVAVVTKPFMFEGMKRSKNAEIGLKKLKDNIDSLVIIPNDKLLEISDKKTTMTEAFNFADEVLRQGISGISDLIAIPAMLNLDFADVKSIMQGQGLAHMGIGFSSGENRAVTAAKQAVQSPLLETSINGARGVILNITGGLSMGIHEVNEAARLIQEAADPEAEIIFGANVEEEMGDSIKVTVIATGFGHEQEDKVVFNVDNKEDTKQQNQDRNVSNDKDPFDFELPVFLKK, encoded by the coding sequence ATGTTTGAATTCGACGCAAAAAATGAAGGACTAGCTAATATTAAAGTTATTGGTGTAGGCGGTGGGGGTAACAACGCAGTAGATAGAATGATTGAAGCTGGTGTAAAAGGTGTTACTTTTGTAGCTATCAATACTGATAAACAACAGTTAGAACGTTCAAAAGCAGAAGTAAAATTTCAAATTGGAGAGAAATTAACAAATGGACTTGGAGCAGGTGCTAAGCCTGAAATAGGTGAAAAAGCAGCTGAAGAAAATAAGTCTGATATAGTAGATTTAGTTACTGGAGCCGATATGGTTTTCATTACCGCTGGAATGGGTGGAGGAACTGGAACAGGTGCTGCTCCATTCATAGCTAATGTAGCGAAAGCACAAGGTATATTGACAGTAGCTGTTGTAACAAAACCATTTATGTTTGAAGGCATGAAGAGATCTAAAAATGCTGAAATTGGACTAAAAAAATTGAAAGATAATATTGATTCTTTAGTTATAATTCCAAATGATAAGTTACTTGAGATTTCTGATAAAAAAACAACTATGACTGAAGCCTTTAATTTTGCTGATGAAGTTTTGAGACAAGGTATATCTGGAATTTCAGACCTTATCGCAATTCCAGCAATGTTAAATTTAGACTTTGCCGATGTTAAATCTATTATGCAAGGTCAAGGTCTAGCGCATATGGGTATAGGTTTTTCTAGTGGAGAAAACAGAGCGGTTACTGCAGCTAAACAAGCAGTACAAAGTCCTCTTCTTGAAACTTCAATTAATGGTGCTAGAGGTGTTATACTTAACATCACTGGTGGCCTAAGCATGGGTATACATGAAGTTAATGAAGCTGCTAGGCTAATACAAGAAGCTGCAGATCCTGAAGCAGAGATTATTTTTGGTGCTAACGTAGAAGAAGAAATGGGAGACTCAATAAAAGTAACAGTTATCGCTACTGGATTTGGGCATGAGCAAGAAGATAAAGTTGTATTCAATGTAGATAATAAGGAAGATACAAAACAACAAAATCAGGATAGAAATGTTTCTAATGATAAAGATCCTTTTGATTTTGAGTTACCTGTATTTTTAAAAAAATAG
- a CDS encoding GntR family transcriptional regulator: protein MKIQNTYKTIREEVAIVLRNKILRGDIQQGDHIIESDIADELGISRGPVREALRQLEQEGLISYSARRGCTVKTISAKDAEELYIIRAALEVLAVEKCSCKYSEETLKKMEHLVSKMGEYAKTNDLIHIVECDQLFHECIVLEAKMSKLHEMWCSLNSSNAIIFYALYHTKYSPNEKLPDNHSIIIDSLRSGDTYKASRDIEDNYMVVSKNLYKNEKGLE from the coding sequence TTGAAAATTCAAAACACATATAAAACTATAAGAGAAGAAGTTGCTATAGTTCTTAGGAACAAAATCTTAAGAGGTGATATACAACAAGGTGATCATATTATTGAATCTGATATTGCAGATGAGTTGGGTATAAGTCGTGGACCAGTTAGAGAAGCATTAAGACAATTAGAGCAAGAAGGATTAATATCTTATTCTGCACGAAGAGGATGTACTGTGAAAACTATTTCAGCGAAAGATGCAGAAGAATTATACATAATAAGAGCAGCTTTAGAAGTGCTTGCAGTAGAAAAGTGTTCTTGTAAATACAGTGAAGAAACACTAAAAAAAATGGAGCATTTGGTTAGTAAAATGGGTGAATATGCTAAAACAAATGATTTGATACATATAGTTGAGTGTGATCAACTATTTCATGAATGTATAGTTCTAGAAGCTAAAATGAGCAAATTACATGAAATGTGGTGTTCCCTTAATAGTTCTAATGCAATAATTTTTTATGCATTATATCATACCAAGTATTCACCAAATGAAAAACTACCGGACAATCATTCAATTATAATTGATTCTCTTAGAAGTGGTGATACTTATAAAGCAAGTAGAGATATTGAGGATAACTATATGGTGGTTTCAAAAAACCTTTATAAGAATGAAAAAGGTTTAGAATAA
- a CDS encoding DUF1290 domain-containing protein, whose product MLYVITGGLSGLVLGLSVHNIFFFDPIYSIYIYLLILAIINSLVTIISKKNMEDFQIKHCFIYVFVDIIIALILGFLGEYLGLPLYLVAIFAFGNNIYKNLYLHINNFIKKKRV is encoded by the coding sequence GTGTTATATGTAATAACTGGTGGTTTGAGTGGTCTAGTATTAGGATTATCTGTACACAATATTTTTTTCTTTGATCCAATTTATTCAATTTATATTTATTTGTTAATTTTAGCAATAATAAATTCATTAGTAACTATAATAAGTAAAAAAAATATGGAAGATTTTCAAATTAAACATTGCTTTATATACGTATTTGTTGATATAATAATAGCGTTAATATTGGGATTCTTGGGAGAATATTTAGGACTTCCGTTATATCTTGTTGCAATATTTGCATTTGGAAATAATATATATAAAAATCTATACTTGCACATAAATAACTTTATTAAGAAAAAAAGAGTATAA
- a CDS encoding helix-turn-helix transcriptional regulator, whose amino-acid sequence MNGNKLRNLRKEKEYTIEYLANLSGFTASYISQIERNKIEPSLSALNKICDILNVSLYYFIEDDSKKTNIIRSEQRKVITSKDKKSFSFLTPLGGEGGFNPKFYVYEIKLSQNEWDSETEHILSCHKCIIAKKGTVLIEFSDHNELIITGDSIYINSNIPHRCYNPTDQEIEVMCILSELDLS is encoded by the coding sequence ATGAATGGAAATAAATTACGTAATCTAAGAAAAGAAAAAGAATATACGATTGAGTATTTAGCAAATCTTTCAGGATTTACAGCTAGCTATATTTCACAAATTGAAAGAAATAAGATAGAGCCTTCTCTTAGTGCTTTAAATAAAATTTGTGACATTTTAAATGTGTCTTTATATTATTTTATAGAAGATGATAGTAAAAAAACTAATATTATAAGAAGTGAACAAAGAAAAGTTATTACTTCAAAAGATAAAAAAAGTTTTAGCTTTTTAACACCTTTAGGAGGTGAAGGTGGATTTAATCCCAAATTTTATGTTTATGAAATTAAGCTAAGTCAAAACGAGTGGGATAGTGAAACTGAACATATCTTAAGTTGTCATAAATGCATAATAGCGAAAAAAGGAACTGTTCTTATAGAATTTAGTGATCATAATGAATTGATTATTACTGGAGATAGTATTTATATTAATTCTAATATTCCACATAGGTGTTATAATCCTACTGATCAAGAAATAGAAGTTATGTGCATATTATCTGAATTAGATTTATCATAA
- a CDS encoding DUF881 domain-containing protein translates to MVKTYLLKFFFMIFVFTLIVLSMNYFDIDVNLDNLFKVKAIDSLTNSIKKVEFEIQDIKEQIISDENNLLSCQALQTDYYNQRISLVAGIEDLKMICGNTDVKGPGVTLRIADNLTDDNFSYNDKIVHDLDVRLIVNDLNNLGAEAVAINGKRIVNTTEIICSGPVISINGEVVAAPFFVKAIGDPDKLIEAVNLENSYAYTIKRDYGIDITAMKNYIISISGKKDNPDIQYSECIKCEENEDEEGE, encoded by the coding sequence ATGGTAAAAACTTATTTATTAAAATTTTTTTTTATGATATTTGTGTTTACACTTATAGTTTTATCAATGAACTATTTTGACATAGATGTAAATTTAGATAATTTATTTAAAGTTAAGGCTATTGATTCTTTAACAAATTCAATTAAGAAGGTTGAATTTGAAATTCAAGACATAAAGGAACAAATTATTTCTGATGAAAATAATTTGTTAAGTTGTCAAGCATTGCAAACTGATTATTATAATCAACGAATATCGCTTGTAGCAGGCATTGAGGATCTCAAAATGATTTGTGGGAATACTGATGTAAAAGGACCAGGTGTAACCCTGAGAATTGCCGATAACCTAACAGATGATAATTTTAGCTATAATGACAAAATAGTTCATGATCTGGACGTAAGGTTAATAGTAAATGATTTAAATAATTTAGGAGCTGAAGCAGTAGCTATAAATGGAAAAAGGATAGTTAACACTACAGAAATAATATGCAGTGGACCTGTTATTAGTATCAATGGAGAAGTTGTAGCAGCACCTTTTTTTGTAAAAGCAATTGGTGACCCAGACAAACTTATTGAAGCAGTGAATTTAGAAAATTCTTATGCTTATACAATTAAGAGAGATTATGGAATTGATATTACTGCAATGAAAAATTACATTATATCAATCTCAGGTAAAAAAGATAATCCTGACATTCAATACTCCGAATGTATTAAATGTGAAGAAAATGAAGATGAAGAAGGTGAGTAA
- a CDS encoding DUF881 domain-containing protein yields the protein MKNKKINIFIFFLSLILAFLGIIQFTSASVILENNNYSDKNIATLKMQLDKLENDRKELIATVSSLNQQVDSFNETNEKIKENNDKLQEELNKYKIMSGGFDVKGEGIVITIQDPSEENTELFQNYTIANHYYLILSLISNLNSAGAEAISINDQRYTSYTEIVPVSNFLNINGKHIVAPIEVKVIGDKRTLESAINFIGGVVDQMKSLGFQIDIEHNNEIIIHGLTKLKTFKYLEPFEDEFE from the coding sequence ATGAAAAATAAAAAAATAAATATTTTTATATTTTTTTTAAGCTTGATTTTAGCATTTTTAGGTATAATTCAATTTACGAGTGCATCTGTAATACTTGAAAATAATAATTATTCAGATAAAAATATCGCTACATTAAAAATGCAACTAGATAAACTAGAGAATGATAGAAAAGAATTAATTGCAACAGTCTCATCTTTAAACCAACAAGTTGATTCTTTTAATGAAACTAATGAAAAGATTAAAGAGAATAATGACAAATTGCAAGAAGAATTAAATAAATACAAGATAATGTCAGGTGGATTCGATGTCAAAGGAGAAGGAATTGTAATAACAATACAAGACCCAAGCGAAGAAAATACTGAGCTTTTTCAAAATTATACTATAGCAAACCATTATTATTTAATTCTATCGCTTATAAGTAATTTAAATTCTGCTGGTGCAGAAGCTATATCAATAAATGATCAAAGATATACATCATATACCGAAATAGTGCCTGTATCTAATTTTCTAAATATTAATGGTAAACATATTGTAGCACCAATAGAGGTAAAGGTTATTGGGGATAAGAGAACACTTGAATCAGCAATTAATTTTATTGGTGGTGTAGTGGATCAAATGAAATCCTTAGGTTTTCAAATTGATATTGAACATAATAATGAAATAATTATTCATGGGTTAACTAAATTGAAGACGTTTAAATATTTAGAGCCATTTGAAGATGAATTTGAGTAG
- the murA gene encoding UDP-N-acetylglucosamine 1-carboxyvinyltransferase, which produces MGSLIINGDNKLEGVVKVSGSKNSALPILASTILTGREYIIKNVPDIDDVRRMLEILTLLGCKANYDNGICYINTKGLDTYDITDELSKKLRSSIIFLGPMLCRNNIAKITYPGGCDIGSRPIDLHLSGLRQLGVDVKEEGDFVLCKANNPHSGDVKLNYPSVGATENLMLFAVGLCGKTRILNAAKEPEIIDLQNYLNSCGYNLIGAGTEIITIYGNDNEVPDNVEEYSIMSDRIEAGTYLAIAAATKSKICLKSIEKEHMKCIINLYKKVGCLIDDVGDYIYIINNGRINAIDKVVTSPYPGFPTDLQAQVMSSLCIAKGISIIDETVFENRFKHVKELNKMGANIKVDGTLAIIKGVNKLHGANVNIRDLRGGAALIIAALSAEGISTLTNIHHVFRGYEHLIDKLTEIGADVKISE; this is translated from the coding sequence ATGGGAAGCCTAATTATAAATGGAGATAATAAGCTCGAAGGAGTAGTGAAAGTCAGTGGATCTAAAAACTCTGCTTTACCAATATTAGCTAGCACTATTTTAACAGGTAGAGAATATATAATTAAAAATGTACCAGATATTGATGATGTGAGAAGAATGCTTGAAATCTTAACTTTGCTTGGATGTAAGGCGAATTATGATAATGGTATATGTTATATCAATACTAAAGGTCTAGATACATACGATATAACAGATGAGTTATCTAAAAAATTAAGATCATCAATAATTTTTTTAGGACCAATGCTTTGTAGAAATAATATTGCAAAAATTACTTATCCAGGTGGATGTGATATCGGTTCAAGACCTATAGATTTACATTTGAGTGGATTAAGGCAACTAGGAGTTGATGTTAAAGAGGAAGGAGACTTTGTGTTATGCAAAGCTAATAATCCTCATAGCGGAGATGTGAAACTAAATTATCCTAGCGTTGGAGCAACTGAAAATTTGATGCTTTTTGCAGTAGGATTATGTGGTAAGACTAGAATATTAAATGCAGCCAAAGAGCCAGAAATCATAGATTTGCAAAATTATTTAAATAGTTGTGGATATAATTTGATAGGAGCTGGTACAGAGATAATAACAATATATGGCAACGATAATGAAGTTCCTGACAATGTTGAAGAGTATAGTATAATGAGTGACAGGATTGAAGCAGGGACTTATTTGGCAATTGCAGCAGCAACGAAAAGTAAAATTTGTTTAAAGAGTATTGAAAAAGAGCACATGAAATGTATTATAAATCTTTATAAAAAAGTAGGATGCTTGATAGATGATGTAGGAGATTATATTTATATCATAAATAACGGTAGAATTAATGCAATTGATAAGGTTGTTACAAGTCCTTATCCTGGTTTTCCAACAGATTTGCAGGCTCAGGTTATGTCTTCTTTATGCATAGCAAAAGGTATATCTATCATTGATGAAACAGTATTTGAGAATAGATTTAAACATGTGAAAGAGTTAAATAAAATGGGTGCTAATATTAAAGTAGATGGTACATTAGCAATAATTAAAGGGGTAAACAAACTACATGGAGCAAACGTTAATATAAGAGATCTTAGAGGAGGAGCAGCTTTGATTATAGCGGCTTTATCAGCAGAAGGAATATCAACTTTAACTAATATACATCATGTGTTCAGAGGGTATGAACACTTAATTGATAAGCTTACTGAAATTGGAGCAGATGTAAAAATAAGCGAATAA
- a CDS encoding ABC-F family ATP-binding cassette domain-containing protein: MITVTELSLQFGGSKLFSDVNLKFTTGNCYGIIGANGAGKSTFLRILSGEIESYTGDISIQKNIRMSVLKQDHYQFDEKQVLETVIMGNARLYEIMKEKDALYAKEDFTEEDGIKASELEGEFAEMNGWESETEAAQILQGLGIGSNSHYSYMKDLNGGEKVKVLLAQALFGQPGIILLDEPTNNLDIQSIMWLEDFLFNFSGTVIVVSHDRHFLNNVCTHIVDIDYKKIKMYVGNYDFWYESSQLVQRLIKDQNRKNEDKIKELQNFIQRFSANKSKSKQATARRKMLDKLSVEEMPSSSRRYPFVGFKPDREVGNEILTVEGLSKTIDGIKIINNISFRVNKGDKIAFVCDTELAQTTLFKILAGEIEPDEGKYKWGTTTTTSYFPKDNSAYFNECDLNLVDWMRQYSEEQSESFLRGFLGRMLFSGDDVFKHAKVLSGGEKVRCMLSRMMLSGSNVLMLDQPTNHLDLESITALNNGLLDFKEIILFSSHDHQLIQTISNRIIEITKEGIIDRLMSYDDYLERKETNSL; this comes from the coding sequence ATGATAACAGTAACAGAATTGAGCTTGCAGTTTGGCGGAAGTAAATTGTTTAGTGATGTAAACTTAAAATTTACAACAGGCAATTGTTATGGAATTATCGGTGCGAATGGAGCTGGTAAATCAACTTTCTTAAGAATATTATCAGGAGAAATTGAGAGTTATACAGGAGATATTTCAATACAAAAAAATATAAGAATGTCTGTTTTAAAGCAGGACCATTATCAATTTGATGAAAAACAAGTGCTTGAAACGGTTATTATGGGAAATGCAAGATTATATGAAATAATGAAAGAAAAAGATGCTCTTTATGCAAAAGAAGATTTTACAGAAGAAGATGGGATTAAAGCTTCTGAGCTTGAAGGTGAGTTTGCAGAAATGAATGGTTGGGAATCTGAAACAGAAGCAGCACAAATACTACAAGGATTAGGTATAGGTTCAAATTCACACTATTCGTACATGAAAGATCTAAATGGTGGAGAAAAAGTAAAGGTGTTATTAGCTCAAGCTCTTTTTGGCCAACCAGGGATAATTTTATTAGATGAGCCTACTAATAACCTTGATATTCAATCAATAATGTGGTTAGAGGATTTTCTATTTAATTTTAGTGGAACAGTTATAGTTGTATCGCATGATAGACACTTTTTAAATAATGTATGTACTCACATTGTAGACATAGATTATAAAAAAATCAAAATGTATGTTGGAAACTATGATTTTTGGTATGAATCAAGTCAGTTAGTGCAAAGACTTATCAAAGACCAAAATAGGAAAAATGAAGATAAAATAAAAGAACTACAAAACTTTATCCAAAGATTTTCTGCTAATAAATCTAAATCTAAACAAGCAACTGCGAGAAGAAAGATGTTGGATAAATTATCAGTAGAAGAAATGCCTTCTTCATCAAGAAGATATCCATTTGTTGGATTCAAACCTGATAGAGAGGTTGGTAACGAAATACTAACAGTAGAAGGATTGTCTAAAACAATAGATGGTATAAAAATAATAAATAATATTTCATTTAGAGTTAATAAGGGTGATAAAATTGCTTTTGTATGTGATACTGAACTTGCTCAAACAACATTGTTTAAAATTTTAGCAGGTGAGATTGAACCAGATGAAGGAAAATATAAATGGGGAACTACAACAACTACATCATATTTTCCTAAGGACAACTCAGCGTATTTTAATGAATGTGATCTGAATTTAGTTGATTGGATGAGACAGTATTCTGAAGAACAATCAGAAAGCTTTTTAAGAGGTTTCTTAGGTAGAATGCTTTTCTCTGGAGATGATGTATTTAAACATGCTAAAGTTCTTTCTGGTGGAGAAAAAGTACGTTGTATGCTTTCCAGAATGATGCTTTCAGGTTCAAATGTGTTAATGCTTGATCAACCTACTAATCATTTAGATTTGGAGTCAATAACAGCTTTAAATAATGGATTGCTTGATTTTAAAGAGATTATATTATTCTCTTCACATGACCATCAGTTAATACAAACAATTTCAAACAGAATTATAGAAATTACAAAAGAAGGTATTATTGATAGATTGATGTCATACGATGATTACTTAGAAAGAAAAGAAACAAATAGCTTATAA
- a CDS encoding cell division protein FtsQ/DivIB produces MGRKRRKKKVKRKVNKLYISTVAILLATVTVVFCTNYIKNRTDIFNIEAISIINNTIYSDDYIISKASIQLGKKIFDIDRDKIEETIEKEIYVKKCKVVYQIPNKVCINIEEREEKYLISYNDDILITDSTGTVLDGNKQNNELFPIESKVNIIYNIGDKVNIEGLINFEAINGLLEFSEKLDDIDKTQKLCIYEDNVIGIDTKYGLHVKMKLDDEIQYNYYFALALIKDRLQKNQEVIGCNLDFTKGDSPVFTFGLKREGN; encoded by the coding sequence ATGGGAAGAAAACGAAGGAAAAAAAAAGTCAAGAGAAAAGTTAATAAGCTATATATAAGTACAGTAGCTATCTTATTAGCTACTGTTACAGTTGTTTTTTGCACTAATTATATTAAAAATAGAACCGATATATTTAATATAGAGGCGATTAGTATAATAAACAATACGATTTATTCAGATGATTATATTATCAGTAAAGCATCAATTCAATTAGGCAAGAAAATATTTGATATTGATAGAGATAAAATTGAAGAAACTATTGAAAAAGAAATTTATGTAAAAAAATGCAAGGTAGTATATCAAATACCAAATAAAGTATGCATAAATATAGAAGAAAGAGAAGAAAAATATCTAATTTCATATAATGATGATATATTAATTACGGATTCTACAGGAACTGTGTTAGACGGAAATAAACAAAATAATGAACTTTTTCCTATTGAAAGTAAAGTGAATATAATATACAATATAGGAGACAAAGTAAATATTGAAGGACTTATAAATTTTGAAGCAATAAATGGATTGTTAGAATTTTCTGAAAAATTAGATGACATAGATAAAACACAAAAACTGTGTATATATGAAGACAATGTGATAGGTATTGATACAAAATATGGATTACATGTAAAAATGAAATTAGATGATGAAATACAATATAATTACTATTTTGCGTTAGCACTCATAAAAGACAGATTACAAAAAAATCAAGAGGTTATCGGTTGTAATTTAGATTTTACTAAAGGTGATAGCCCAGTATTTACTTTTGGATTAAAAAGGGAAGGAAATTAA